One stretch of Pirellulales bacterium DNA includes these proteins:
- the rsmG gene encoding 16S rRNA (guanine(527)-N(7))-methyltransferase RsmG: MEESQQEHETPSAPGSLDAGPAESWPDDTLAAALARHRLELPAAQVALLERYARLLWKTNEQLNLTRHTTWEKFVARDVVDSLQLAAHLAPGERVLDVGTGGGVPGIVLAIVRPDLKVTLCDSVGKKAKAVEAIVAELKLPVRVFNRFGQELVAERPQDTLVIRAVARLEKILRWFAPAWPHFRRMLVVKGPSWVDERGEARHLGRLQGLELRRVAAYPLPGSDSESVILEIRRQG; this comes from the coding sequence ATGGAGGAGTCGCAGCAAGAACACGAAACGCCGTCTGCCCCGGGCTCTCTCGACGCGGGGCCCGCCGAGAGCTGGCCGGACGACACGCTGGCGGCCGCCCTGGCGCGGCACCGGCTCGAATTGCCCGCGGCGCAGGTCGCGCTCCTGGAACGCTATGCGCGGCTGCTTTGGAAAACCAACGAGCAGCTCAACCTGACGCGGCACACGACCTGGGAGAAGTTCGTGGCCCGCGACGTGGTCGACAGCCTGCAATTGGCCGCGCACCTGGCCCCCGGCGAGCGCGTGCTCGACGTCGGCACCGGCGGCGGCGTGCCGGGCATCGTCCTGGCGATCGTGCGGCCCGACCTGAAAGTCACACTGTGCGACTCGGTGGGCAAAAAGGCCAAGGCCGTCGAGGCGATCGTCGCCGAACTCAAGCTGCCCGTGCGGGTCTTTAACCGCTTCGGGCAGGAGCTGGTGGCCGAGCGCCCGCAGGACACGCTGGTGATTCGCGCGGTGGCGCGGCTCGAGAAGATCTTGCGCTGGTTCGCGCCGGCGTGGCCGCACTTCCGGCGGATGCTCGTCGTGAAGGGCCCCTCGTGGGTCGACGAGCGCGGCGAGGCCCGACACCTGGGGCGGCTCCAGGGACTGGAACTGCGCCGCGTGGCCGCGTATCCGCTCCCGGGCAGCGACTCAGAAAGCGTGATTCTGGAGATCCGGCGGCAGGGTTAG
- a CDS encoding alkaline phosphatase family protein → MRRSIAVVFSLLICLGALPSFAAAESPARKVLFIGIDGCRFDALQAADAPNLDRLIAEGAVDPDCQILGERYQKNDTISGPGWSSILCGVWADKHGVHDNSFNGRNYDAFPHFFTRLKEVRPEAFTASVATWVPIQDFIVRDANIGLKFTPPENDYVIADKDAAAAACKILTENDPTVLFYYIGQVDETGHKKGFHPTVKEYTDAIHQADIHVGEVLAALHARPKFAEEQWLILVTSDHGGKGLGHGGGHNDPEIRNSFLIIHGAAAKPGRIEGETYLVDAPVTALGYLGVEAKPEWQLDGRVVGLK, encoded by the coding sequence ATGCGCCGATCGATCGCTGTCGTTTTCTCGCTGCTGATTTGCCTGGGCGCGCTGCCGTCCTTCGCCGCGGCCGAATCGCCCGCGCGCAAAGTGCTGTTCATCGGCATCGACGGTTGCCGGTTCGACGCGCTGCAAGCGGCCGACGCGCCGAATCTCGATCGACTGATCGCCGAGGGCGCGGTCGATCCCGACTGCCAGATTCTCGGCGAGCGCTATCAGAAGAACGACACGATCAGCGGTCCCGGCTGGTCGAGCATCCTATGCGGCGTCTGGGCCGACAAGCACGGCGTGCACGACAACAGCTTCAACGGCCGCAACTACGACGCCTTTCCACATTTCTTCACGCGGCTCAAAGAAGTCCGGCCCGAGGCCTTTACCGCCTCGGTGGCCACCTGGGTGCCGATCCAGGACTTCATCGTCCGCGATGCCAATATCGGGCTGAAGTTCACGCCGCCGGAGAACGACTATGTCATCGCCGACAAGGACGCCGCGGCCGCGGCTTGCAAGATCCTCACCGAAAACGATCCGACGGTGCTCTTCTACTACATCGGCCAGGTCGACGAGACCGGGCACAAGAAAGGCTTCCACCCGACGGTCAAGGAATACACCGACGCCATCCACCAGGCCGACATCCACGTCGGCGAGGTGCTGGCCGCCCTGCACGCGCGGCCGAAGTTCGCCGAAGAACAGTGGCTCATCCTGGTCACCAGCGACCATGGTGGCAAAGGGCTCGGCCACGGCGGCGGGCACAACGATCCGGAGATCCGCAACAGCTTTCTGATCATCCACGGCGCCGCGGCCAAGCCCGGCCGGATCGAGGGCGAAACCTACCTGGTCGACGCGCCCGTCACCGCGCTCGGCTATCTGGGCGTCGAAGCCAAACCCGAATGGCAGCTCGACGGCCGCGTCGTGGGGCTGAAATAA
- a CDS encoding rhamnulokinase, with translation MAHQVYLAVDLGASSGRVLAGVFDGQRLRLEEVHRFENGPVQVGGTLHWDVLRLWQEIQAGLRQAATQYRGQIVSVGVDTWGVDFALLGRGDVLLGNPVHYRDRRTDGVMERAFRRVPRSEIFAATGLQFMQFNTLFQLIAMTEQNSPLLEVAESLLLMPDMFHWLLTGRKANELTNATTTQFYNPITGRWATELFERFELPQRLLGELVQPGTRLGKLAGHVAAATDLPNVEVVLPGTHDTASAVMAVPAADPTAERPTWAYISSGTWALAGVETPRAVVNDACAAMNFTNEGGVGGTNRLLKNITGLWLVQECRRAWAQAGTSYEWGALVKMAAAAPPRVSLVDPDAPDFLAPRDMPQAIAEYCRRTGQTVPDGPGAMIRCALESIALKSRRVLEQATQLSGAQLAVIHIVGGGVQNRELCQATADACGRRVLAGPVEATATGNVLVQAMAAGAVGSIAEARDVVRRSFAPEEYSPRQSAAWDEAYGRFEQLLP, from the coding sequence ATGGCTCATCAGGTGTATTTGGCCGTTGATCTGGGGGCGTCGAGCGGACGCGTCTTGGCAGGTGTTTTTGACGGTCAGCGACTGCGCCTCGAAGAGGTCCACCGGTTCGAGAATGGGCCCGTCCAAGTTGGCGGCACGCTGCATTGGGACGTGCTCCGACTATGGCAAGAGATCCAGGCGGGGCTGCGGCAGGCGGCCACACAGTACCGCGGTCAAATCGTCTCGGTGGGCGTCGACACCTGGGGTGTCGATTTCGCGCTGCTGGGCCGGGGCGACGTGCTCCTGGGCAATCCGGTGCACTACCGCGACCGCCGCACCGACGGGGTGATGGAGCGGGCGTTTCGACGCGTACCGCGCAGCGAGATCTTCGCCGCGACCGGTTTGCAGTTCATGCAGTTCAACACGCTGTTCCAACTGATCGCGATGACCGAGCAGAACTCGCCGCTGCTGGAGGTGGCCGAGTCGTTGTTGTTGATGCCCGACATGTTTCATTGGCTACTCACCGGTCGCAAGGCCAACGAGTTGACGAACGCCACGACGACGCAGTTCTACAACCCGATCACGGGGCGCTGGGCGACCGAGCTGTTCGAGCGTTTCGAGTTGCCCCAGCGGCTACTCGGCGAGTTGGTTCAGCCCGGTACGCGGCTGGGCAAGCTTGCCGGGCACGTGGCCGCGGCCACGGACCTGCCGAACGTGGAGGTGGTTTTGCCGGGCACGCACGACACGGCCAGCGCCGTGATGGCCGTACCCGCCGCCGACCCGACCGCCGAGCGACCGACGTGGGCCTATATCAGCTCGGGCACCTGGGCCTTGGCCGGGGTGGAGACGCCGCGCGCGGTGGTGAACGACGCGTGCGCAGCCATGAACTTCACGAACGAAGGCGGCGTCGGCGGGACAAATCGCCTGCTCAAAAACATCACGGGACTGTGGCTGGTGCAGGAATGTCGGCGCGCGTGGGCCCAGGCCGGGACGAGCTACGAATGGGGCGCACTGGTCAAGATGGCCGCTGCCGCGCCGCCGCGCGTGTCGCTGGTCGATCCCGACGCGCCCGATTTTCTCGCTCCCCGCGATATGCCGCAGGCGATTGCCGAGTATTGCCGGCGCACGGGACAAACGGTGCCCGACGGGCCAGGCGCGATGATCCGCTGCGCGTTGGAGAGCATTGCGCTCAAGTCGCGCCGAGTGCTCGAACAGGCCACCCAACTGAGTGGCGCGCAACTTGCCGTGATTCACATCGTCGGCGGCGGCGTGCAGAATCGCGAGCTGTGCCAGGCCACGGCCGATGCGTGCGGGCGGCGCGTCCTGGCCGGGCCGGTCGAGGCGACGGCGACGGGCAACGTGCTCGTCCAGGCCATGGCCGCCGGCGCGGTCGGCTCGATCGCCGAGGCCCGCGACGTCGTACGCCGCTCGTTCGCTCCGGAAGAATACTCGCCGCGCCAGTCAGCAGCCTGGGACGAAGCCTACGGGCGATTTGAGCAGTTGTTGCCCTAG
- a CDS encoding (2Fe-2S)-binding protein, whose amino-acid sequence MELDDEVCLCFHVSKRKVLNFIRVQRPQRASQLSECFGAGTGCGWCRKALERYWQSARQASAAATPEPPAEPTASEHAQGRAAYIRAGHGTPPPGATPI is encoded by the coding sequence GTGGAACTCGACGACGAAGTTTGTCTGTGCTTCCACGTGTCGAAGCGCAAGGTGCTCAACTTCATCCGCGTCCAGCGGCCCCAACGGGCCAGCCAGTTGAGCGAGTGTTTTGGCGCGGGCACAGGCTGCGGCTGGTGCCGTAAGGCGCTCGAGCGTTATTGGCAGTCGGCTCGGCAAGCGTCGGCCGCCGCAACGCCAGAGCCGCCGGCCGAGCCCACGGCCAGCGAGCACGCCCAGGGGCGTGCCGCCTACATCCGCGCCGGCCACGGCACACCCCCACCGGGCGCGACGCCGATTTAG
- the ald gene encoding alanine dehydrogenase yields MIVGVPKEIKRDEYRVGMLPVGVEELCRAGHEVLVQCGAGLGSGLSDAAYEAQGAVLVATADEIYGRAELIVKVKEPLAAEWPLLRRGQTVFTYFHFAADRQLTEEVLRTGATAVAYETLRDENGRLPLLTPMSEVAGRMSIQEGAKFLERPQMGRGILLGGVPGVAPAHIVVLGGGVVGANAAKVAAGFGAAVRILDINMDRLRYLDDTMPPNVDTLFSDRHTIREQLQLADLVIGAVLIPGAKAPRLVEREHLALMKPGAVIIDVAIDQGGCVETSRPTTHSEPTYVVDQVVHYCVTNMPGAVGRTSTYALCNVTLPWALRIAAAGITAAAQRSKPLARAINLYQGRVTNRAVAETFGLDFDPSFDV; encoded by the coding sequence GTGATCGTCGGCGTGCCGAAGGAAATCAAGCGGGACGAATATCGCGTCGGCATGTTGCCGGTCGGCGTCGAAGAGCTGTGCCGGGCGGGCCACGAGGTGCTCGTCCAGTGCGGCGCGGGGCTGGGTTCCGGCTTGTCCGACGCGGCCTACGAAGCGCAAGGCGCCGTCCTCGTGGCGACGGCCGACGAGATTTATGGCCGGGCCGAACTGATCGTGAAGGTCAAAGAGCCGCTGGCGGCCGAATGGCCGCTGTTGCGTCGCGGGCAGACGGTGTTCACTTATTTTCATTTTGCCGCCGACCGGCAATTGACCGAGGAGGTGTTGCGCACCGGCGCTACGGCCGTGGCCTACGAGACCTTGCGCGACGAGAACGGCCGGTTGCCACTGCTGACGCCGATGAGCGAAGTGGCGGGACGCATGAGCATTCAGGAGGGGGCTAAATTCCTCGAGCGTCCGCAGATGGGACGCGGCATTTTGCTCGGCGGCGTCCCGGGCGTGGCGCCTGCCCACATCGTGGTGCTCGGCGGCGGCGTGGTGGGCGCGAACGCGGCCAAGGTGGCCGCGGGCTTCGGCGCAGCGGTACGAATTCTCGATATCAACATGGATCGGCTGCGATATCTCGACGACACGATGCCGCCGAACGTCGATACGTTGTTCAGCGATCGGCATACGATCCGCGAACAGTTGCAGTTGGCCGATCTGGTGATCGGCGCGGTGCTGATTCCGGGAGCGAAGGCGCCGCGGCTGGTCGAACGCGAGCATCTCGCGCTGATGAAGCCCGGCGCGGTCATCATCGACGTGGCCATCGATCAGGGCGGCTGCGTCGAAACCAGCCGGCCGACGACGCACAGCGAGCCGACATACGTCGTCGACCAGGTTGTGCACTACTGCGTGACGAACATGCCCGGCGCGGTAGGACGAACGAGCACCTATGCCTTGTGCAACGTGACGCTGCCGTGGGCCCTGCGGATTGCCGCTGCGGGCATCACGGCTGCGGCCCAGCGCTCGAAGCCGCTGGCCCGGGCCATCAATCTGTACCAGGGGCGCGTGACCAATCGCGCGGTGGCTGAGACGTTCGGGCTGGATTTTGATCCGAGCTTCGACGTGTAG
- a CDS encoding Hsp70 family protein, producing MEFREGHTVGIDLGTTFSCIAHLDQQGNPVPLANDDEEVETPSLLLLGDSGTVIVGPPRTRAAIDDPEHVVERVKRFMGTQEFKRTVDGHEITPEFMSALILKKLRQDAEQRIGPIGNAVITVPAYFNDSRRKSTQDAGQIAGLNVVDIINEPTAATLTYAWHRGELGKTKDTEFKPRLVLVYDLGGGTFDVTVVRYTPTHFQVLATDGDVQLGGVDWNDRLFDHVANEFKARHGVDPRDSAKTAQLLRNDCDLAKIALTEQAQTAITCRHGGKALSVSVTREQFEDMTADLLQRTIDTTDHVLEQAKLTPEQLDAIVLVGGSTLMPAVKRRLAETMGIEPYAGLSPHTSVAQGAAIHAAILDAQVRGEKSEFAASVRKYLSAVRQDDVNSHGLGIAARNPKTGKIVNHVMIPRNSRLPVEVRQTFRTNVVNQQRVNVQVIEGDAPDPAACSLLGNCKIYGLPADLPEGSPIEVIYSFDRAGRVRVRARDVAGGGEASIEIQRRGGLTDEQIDSYKQLAAEYKVE from the coding sequence ATGGAATTTCGCGAAGGACATACGGTCGGCATCGATTTGGGCACGACGTTTTCGTGTATTGCCCATCTCGACCAGCAGGGCAATCCGGTGCCGCTGGCCAACGACGACGAAGAAGTCGAAACCCCCAGCCTGCTGCTGTTGGGCGACTCAGGCACGGTGATCGTCGGCCCGCCGCGGACGCGCGCCGCGATCGACGATCCCGAGCACGTCGTCGAACGGGTCAAGCGGTTCATGGGTACGCAGGAGTTCAAGCGGACCGTCGACGGTCACGAGATTACGCCCGAGTTCATGTCGGCGTTGATCTTGAAGAAGCTGCGACAGGACGCCGAGCAGCGAATCGGCCCGATCGGCAACGCGGTGATCACCGTGCCGGCCTATTTCAACGATTCGCGGCGCAAGTCGACGCAGGACGCCGGGCAGATCGCCGGACTGAACGTGGTCGACATCATCAACGAGCCCACCGCGGCCACGCTGACTTATGCCTGGCACCGCGGCGAGCTGGGCAAGACGAAAGACACCGAGTTCAAACCCCGGCTGGTGCTGGTCTACGACCTGGGGGGCGGGACGTTCGACGTCACCGTGGTCCGGTATACGCCGACGCATTTTCAAGTGTTGGCCACCGACGGCGACGTGCAATTGGGCGGCGTCGATTGGAACGATCGGTTGTTCGATCACGTAGCCAATGAGTTCAAGGCCCGGCACGGCGTCGACCCGCGCGACAGCGCCAAGACGGCCCAACTGCTGCGCAACGATTGCGATCTGGCCAAGATTGCGCTGACCGAACAGGCGCAGACGGCGATCACCTGCCGCCACGGGGGCAAGGCGTTGAGCGTCAGCGTGACGCGCGAGCAGTTCGAGGACATGACGGCCGACCTGCTGCAGCGCACGATCGACACGACCGACCACGTGCTCGAACAGGCCAAGCTCACGCCCGAGCAGCTCGACGCGATCGTGCTCGTGGGCGGCTCGACGCTGATGCCGGCCGTCAAGCGGCGGCTGGCCGAGACGATGGGCATCGAGCCCTATGCGGGTCTGTCGCCGCACACCTCGGTGGCGCAGGGTGCGGCCATCCACGCGGCCATCCTCGATGCCCAGGTGCGCGGCGAAAAGAGCGAGTTTGCCGCGTCGGTGCGCAAGTACCTGTCGGCCGTGCGGCAGGACGACGTCAATTCGCACGGCCTGGGCATCGCCGCCCGCAATCCAAAGACCGGCAAGATCGTCAACCACGTGATGATCCCGCGCAACTCGCGTCTGCCGGTCGAAGTCCGGCAGACGTTTCGCACGAACGTCGTCAACCAGCAACGGGTCAACGTGCAGGTGATCGAAGGCGATGCGCCCGACCCGGCGGCTTGTTCGCTGCTGGGCAACTGCAAGATCTACGGCCTCCCGGCCGATCTGCCCGAGGGTTCGCCGATCGAAGTGATCTATTCCTTCGATCGAGCGGGCCGGGTGCGGGTACGGGCCCGCGACGTGGCCGGAGGCGGCGAGGCGTCGATCGAGATTCAACGCCGCGGCGGCCTGACCGACGAGCAGATCGACAGCTACAAACAACTGGCCGCGGAATACAAGGTCGAATAA
- a CDS encoding Gfo/Idh/MocA family oxidoreductase, whose protein sequence is MFDAQSRREFLRRALAAGTATLGAAPLRRAIAEDTAPAAKPGSDQLRIAVIGVANRGMDNIREIQHEAIVALCDVDQRNLAAAATMFPSAKKYIDYRRLLDEGGFDAVLVATPDHSHAIPVVRALAAGHDVYCEKPLAHSVWEVRQMRELAARQKAVTQMGTQIHAGDNYRRAVEIVQAGILGDVTRVHVWHGGTVRPGQRVAQGNPPPEVDYDLWLGPAPERPFHPSHFHFNWRYWWDFGGGTLADFGCHYMDLPFWALGLRSPTTISSVGEKDYAGDNDVPGSQQVEYHFPATDKQPAVHLTWYHGQRKPEGAEQYGRGSAVLFEGTKGRLLADYSTHKLFMDDGGEPMAPAESIPNSIGHHAEWLKACRERGTTTCNFDYSGALAEAVLLGNVAYRAAPGETLAWDAERLEFADCANAAQFVRREYRKGWSLGV, encoded by the coding sequence ATGTTCGATGCACAAAGTCGCCGTGAATTCTTGCGCCGGGCGCTGGCCGCCGGCACTGCCACGCTGGGCGCTGCGCCGCTCCGTCGGGCGATCGCCGAAGACACGGCGCCGGCGGCGAAGCCCGGCAGCGATCAGTTGCGAATCGCGGTGATCGGCGTGGCCAATCGCGGCATGGACAACATCCGCGAAATCCAGCACGAAGCGATCGTCGCGCTGTGCGACGTCGACCAGCGGAACCTGGCCGCGGCCGCCACGATGTTTCCCAGCGCCAAGAAGTACATCGACTATCGCCGGCTGCTCGACGAAGGCGGCTTCGACGCCGTGCTGGTGGCGACGCCCGACCACTCGCACGCCATTCCCGTGGTCCGCGCGCTGGCGGCCGGTCACGACGTCTACTGCGAAAAACCGCTGGCGCACAGCGTCTGGGAAGTGCGGCAGATGCGCGAGTTGGCGGCCCGGCAAAAGGCCGTCACGCAGATGGGCACCCAGATCCACGCCGGCGACAACTATCGCCGGGCGGTCGAGATTGTGCAGGCCGGCATTCTGGGCGACGTCACGCGCGTGCACGTCTGGCACGGCGGCACCGTGCGCCCCGGGCAGCGCGTCGCACAGGGCAACCCGCCGCCGGAAGTGGATTACGACCTGTGGCTGGGGCCCGCGCCCGAACGCCCGTTCCACCCGTCCCACTTCCATTTCAACTGGCGCTACTGGTGGGACTTTGGCGGCGGGACGCTGGCCGACTTCGGCTGCCACTACATGGATCTGCCGTTCTGGGCCCTGGGCCTGCGCTCTCCGACCACCATCAGCTCGGTCGGCGAAAAGGACTACGCAGGCGACAACGACGTGCCGGGCAGCCAGCAGGTCGAATACCACTTCCCGGCTACCGACAAGCAGCCGGCCGTGCACCTGACCTGGTACCACGGCCAGCGCAAGCCCGAGGGAGCCGAGCAATACGGCCGCGGCTCGGCCGTGCTGTTCGAGGGGACCAAGGGACGGCTCTTGGCCGATTACTCGACCCACAAGCTGTTCATGGACGACGGCGGCGAGCCGATGGCGCCGGCCGAGTCGATCCCCAACTCGATCGGCCATCATGCCGAATGGCTCAAGGCCTGCCGCGAGCGCGGCACGACCACGTGCAACTTCGACTACTCCGGCGCCTTGGCCGAAGCGGTGCTGCTGGGCAACGTGGCCTATCGCGCCGCCCCCGGCGAGACGCTCGCCTGGGACGCCGAGCGGCTGGAATTCGCCGACTGCGCCAACGCGGCACAATTTGTCCGCCGCGAATATCGCAAGGGCTGGAGCCTGGGCGTGTAG
- a CDS encoding phosphoadenylyl-sulfate reductase yields MTRGTAGEETQSTASSIDDRAAAMGLSVVYPAQDEPAVSPTAASPTAGPASAPTVRAATPEELAFFAESSARLETAQPEEIIAWAVEHYFPKLGMATAFGPEGCAIIHMLAKIQPKVYVFNLDTGYQFPETLELRDRIAERYGIEVELRRPATTVAEYEAINGGPVYPHEPDRCCQERKLSVLRTAATELNAWMSGIRRDQSADRAQAKIVGWDKKFGLVKISPLANWTKQDVWKLITDENIPYNPLHDQGYTSIGCWPCTRAVAFGEDERAGRWSGFKKTECGLHSAD; encoded by the coding sequence ATGACACGCGGCACTGCTGGCGAAGAGACCCAGTCCACGGCCTCGAGCATCGACGATCGCGCGGCCGCGATGGGGCTCAGCGTCGTCTATCCCGCGCAGGACGAACCGGCTGTATCCCCGACGGCTGCGTCCCCGACCGCTGGGCCGGCGTCCGCACCGACCGTTCGCGCGGCCACGCCGGAAGAGCTGGCCTTCTTCGCCGAGTCGAGCGCCCGGCTCGAAACCGCCCAGCCCGAAGAAATCATCGCCTGGGCCGTCGAGCACTACTTTCCGAAGCTCGGCATGGCCACGGCCTTCGGGCCCGAAGGCTGCGCGATCATCCACATGCTCGCGAAGATTCAGCCCAAGGTTTACGTGTTCAATCTCGACACGGGCTACCAGTTCCCAGAGACGCTCGAATTGCGCGACCGCATCGCCGAGCGCTATGGCATCGAGGTCGAGCTGCGTCGTCCCGCGACGACCGTCGCCGAATACGAAGCGATCAACGGCGGTCCGGTCTACCCGCACGAACCCGACCGCTGCTGCCAGGAGCGCAAGTTGAGCGTGCTGCGCACGGCGGCGACCGAATTGAACGCCTGGATGAGCGGCATCCGGCGCGATCAAAGCGCCGACCGCGCGCAGGCGAAGATCGTCGGCTGGGACAAGAAGTTCGGCCTGGTCAAAATCAGCCCCTTGGCCAACTGGACCAAGCAAGACGTCTGGAAGCTGATCACCGACGAGAACATTCCCTACAACCCGCTGCACGACCAAGGCTACACGAGCATTGGTTGCTGGCCCTGCACGCGGGCCGTGGCATTTGGCGAAGACGAGCGCGCCGGCCGTTGGAGCGGATTCAAGAAGACCGAATGCGGTCTGCACTCGGCCGACTGA
- a CDS encoding Rrf2 family transcriptional regulator → MRISAKTEYACIAMLELAAAYGTDLPVQIRRIADRHAIPSRFLVQILLQLKGAGFVTSTRGAAGGYQLAKPPDEISLAEVMQVIEGTADSEPTSSASPESRAAQVLMDVWREAADVQQQLLAGVTFADLLDRARAKGENMYYI, encoded by the coding sequence GTGAGAATCTCCGCCAAGACCGAGTACGCCTGCATCGCCATGCTCGAGTTGGCGGCCGCCTATGGCACCGACCTGCCGGTGCAGATTCGCCGCATCGCCGATCGCCACGCGATCCCCTCGCGGTTCCTCGTGCAGATCCTGCTGCAGCTCAAGGGAGCCGGCTTCGTCACCAGCACGCGCGGCGCCGCCGGTGGCTATCAACTCGCCAAGCCGCCCGACGAAATCTCGCTCGCCGAGGTGATGCAGGTCATCGAAGGCACGGCCGACAGCGAGCCCACCAGCAGCGCTTCGCCCGAGTCGCGCGCCGCCCAGGTGCTGATGGACGTATGGCGCGAGGCGGCCGACGTGCAACAGCAGCTCTTGGCCGGCGTGACGTTCGCCGATCTGCTCGATCGCGCCCGCGCCAAGGGCGAAAACATGTACTACATCTAG
- a CDS encoding VOC family protein produces the protein MAGTADRVGVIAGLFETHIGVTDLARSTAFYCELLGLQVGLRDAARRVNFLWVGPPGEAMLGLWERPAVEVHRQHFAFRAALETVRDRAVPWLHERGLACRNFLRDGTERPMVFGWMPALSIYFDDPDGHELELIAMLPDPPRDDVGVVSWDDWQRLNGRVAAQQ, from the coding sequence ATGGCAGGCACAGCAGACCGGGTGGGCGTCATCGCGGGGCTGTTCGAAACGCACATCGGCGTGACCGACCTGGCGCGCTCGACGGCCTTCTACTGCGAGCTGCTCGGACTGCAAGTCGGCCTGCGTGACGCGGCCCGCCGGGTCAATTTTCTCTGGGTCGGGCCACCCGGCGAGGCGATGCTCGGCCTGTGGGAACGCCCGGCCGTCGAGGTACATCGCCAGCACTTCGCGTTTCGCGCCGCGCTCGAAACGGTCCGGGACCGGGCCGTACCTTGGCTCCACGAGCGCGGACTTGCCTGTCGCAATTTTCTCCGCGACGGCACCGAGCGGCCCATGGTCTTTGGCTGGATGCCGGCGCTGTCGATCTACTTCGATGACCCCGACGGCCACGAGCTGGAATTGATCGCCATGCTGCCCGACCCGCCGCGCGACGACGTGGGCGTCGTGTCGTGGGACGACTGGCAACGCCTCAACGGGCGCGTCGCCGCGCAGCAATAG
- a CDS encoding M20/M25/M40 family metallo-hydrolase, with product MMAIPGMSRQEGQIVQYVVDRLRSAGADASCITTDQAHTKTLLPGEIGNLVFKLPGTFRAPRRLLMAHLDTVPLCVGSKPLREGGIVRSGDPRTGIGADNRAGAAVVLCAALEILERKLPHPPLTFFWPVQEELGLQGVRHASLGLLGRPQLAFNWDGGSSEKLTVGATGAFRLTISIRGLASHAGGAPEYGVSAIAIAGLAIADLHRRGWHGDVRHGKRRGTSNIGFIEGGGATNVVTDHVVVRAEARSHDPKFRLEIATTIEQAFCDAAAAVRNVAGACGQATIERRHDYEAFRLADDEPCVVAAEAAVRAVGEAPLRATSNGGLDANWMTERGVPTVTLGCGQANVHTVAEQLLVPEFEQACRIALRLATGAQ from the coding sequence ATGATGGCCATTCCCGGCATGAGCCGGCAAGAGGGGCAGATCGTCCAATACGTCGTCGATCGGCTCCGATCGGCCGGCGCCGACGCGTCGTGCATCACCACCGACCAGGCGCACACCAAGACGTTGCTGCCCGGCGAGATCGGCAACCTGGTCTTCAAGCTGCCCGGCACGTTCCGTGCGCCGCGCCGCTTGTTGATGGCGCATCTCGACACGGTACCCCTGTGCGTCGGCTCGAAGCCGCTGCGCGAAGGAGGCATCGTGCGGTCGGGCGATCCCCGCACCGGAATCGGCGCCGACAATCGCGCCGGCGCGGCGGTGGTGCTGTGCGCGGCGCTGGAAATCCTGGAGCGCAAGCTGCCGCACCCGCCGCTGACGTTCTTCTGGCCGGTACAGGAGGAGTTGGGCTTGCAGGGCGTGCGACATGCGTCGCTGGGTCTGCTGGGGCGGCCGCAATTGGCCTTCAATTGGGACGGCGGTTCGAGCGAAAAATTGACGGTCGGCGCGACGGGTGCCTTTCGATTGACCATCTCGATTCGCGGCCTGGCCAGTCACGCCGGCGGCGCGCCGGAATATGGCGTCAGCGCCATTGCGATTGCCGGCCTGGCGATCGCCGATCTGCACCGCCGCGGATGGCATGGCGACGTGCGCCACGGCAAGCGCCGCGGCACGAGCAACATCGGGTTCATCGAAGGCGGCGGCGCCACGAACGTCGTCACCGACCACGTCGTCGTGCGCGCCGAGGCCCGCAGCCACGACCCGAAATTCCGGCTGGAGATCGCCACGACGATCGAACAAGCGTTTTGTGACGCGGCTGCCGCGGTGCGCAACGTGGCCGGCGCCTGTGGCCAGGCCACGATCGAGCGGCGCCACGACTACGAGGCCTTTCGCCTGGCCGACGATGAGCCCTGCGTCGTGGCGGCCGAGGCGGCGGTCCGGGCCGTCGGCGAGGCGCCGCTGCGCGCCACGAGCAACGGCGGCCTCGACGCCAATTGGATGACCGAGCGGGGCGTGCCGACCGTTACGCTCGGCTGCGGTCAGGCCAATGTCCACACGGTCGCCGAGCAGTTGCTTGTGCCCGAGTTCGAGCAGGCCTGTAGAATTGCCTTGCGCTTGGCGACCGGAGCCCAGTGA